The Narcine bancroftii isolate sNarBan1 chromosome 11, sNarBan1.hap1, whole genome shotgun sequence genome has a window encoding:
- the LOC138745859 gene encoding transcription factor ETV6-like isoform X4, giving the protein MSEAFAQRHIKQERNAYTPPVSPMPPFPSSVHGAASESRRAADGSSNLPAYLRLQPVFWSRLDVGQWLKWAEQEYSLHTMDCDMFEMNGKALCLLTKEDFRYRCPHSGDVLYELLHHILKQRDSPVWYPPFLQPGNTPNNPPEIILHNHLESSVHRNLRSSDQVGHRMQPSAEPLQRLLQSPVRNNHRLSPGDNQDQESSHSLLPPLDRIQTPRSQAENTHSSSPDMEQRLSISPVDENHCPSGNEQILNPQHPNGSPQDISRVIQLIPTSMMNPIIINNRQQSEFRPRLSEENPHKEKPLNLSHKEEMLYRNHLMVPMVAQEEPLVPIGRIADCRLLWDYVYQLLSDNRYEAFIRWEDHESKVFRIVDPNGLARLWGNHKLDTTACSLLATIHYSHEV; this is encoded by the exons CAGGAGCGAAACGCTTACACACCCCCAGTCAGCCCCATGCCTCCGTTCCCCAGCTCCGTGCATGGGGCTGCTTCCGAGAGTAGACGTGCGGCTGATGGATCAAGCAATCTCCCTGCTTACCTCC GATTGCAGCCTGTGTtctggagcaggcttgatgtcGGTCAGTGGCTGAAATGGGCGGAGCAGGAATACTCTCTGCACACGATGGACTGTGACATGTTTGAAATGAATGGTAAAGCTCTCTGCCTGCTGACCAAAGAGGACTTCAGGTACCGGTGTCCACACTCAG GAGATGTCCTCTACGAGTTGCTTCATCACATCCTGAAGCAGCGAGATTCACCTGTTTGGTACCCACCGTTTCTACAGCCTGGGAACACCCCAAATAATCCACCAGAAATCATCCTTCACAATCACTTGGAAA GTTCGGTGCACAGAAACTTGCGGTCTTCGGATCAGGTCGGCCATCGAATGCAGCCTTCGGCAGAACCACTGCAACGATTGCTTCAATCCCCAGTGCGCAATAACCACCGGTTATCTCCAGGAGATAATCAGGACCAGGAGAGTTCACACAGCCTCCTTCCGCCGTTGGACAGGATCCAGACCCCTCGGTCACAGGCGGAGAACACGCACAGCTCCTCGCCAGATATGGAGCAAAGACTTTCCATTTCCCCAGTGGATGAAAACCATTGCCCTTCGGGAAACGAGCAGATCCTGAACCCACAACACCCAAATGGCTCACCGCAAGACATCTCTCGTGTCATCCAGTTGATTCCTACTTCCATGATGAACCCGATTATCATTAACAATAGGCAGCAATCGGAGTTCAGGCCAAGACTGTCAGAGGAGAATCCACACAAGGAGAAGCCTTTAAATCTCTCGCATAAGGAGGAGATGCTCTACAGGAATCATCTAATGGTCCCCATGGTAGCCCAGGAAGAGCCACTGGTGCCAATAGGAAGGATTGCAG ACTGTAGGCTCCTGTGGGACTATGTCTACCAGTTACTGTCGGACAACAGATATGAAGCGTTCATCCGATGGGAGGACCATGAGTCAAAGGTTTTCCGAATCGTGGACCCCAATGGCCTTGCACGTCTTTGGGGAAACCACAAG ctagaTACAACAGCCTGCTCTCTACTGGCAACTATCCACTACAGCCACGAGGtgtag